AAAATTATATCATTTAGAAATAGGGTTAATATTTCCGAAAAATCTAAGTATGACGTTATGTCAATAGTGAATAATCTATAATACAAGATAATTCTTATTGCTCCCATAAAAATTAAAGCACTACCAGAATAAGGTATTAGGAATTTAAAATCTTCTTTATTCATATTGCTATATAGGTTAGACTTGATTAATTGTAATGCCAGCTTTGTTTGCTTTAGCAATCAAATAATTTATAAATGCACTACAAGAAATAAGCATGAATTTTGCATCCTCAAAATCGGAATTAGGATCATCCATTAATCCATGTCTTATTCCATCAGCATCACTTGTATAGTTGTAAAGGTTTTTTAGTCCTTGCTCAAGACTCTTATGGATTTTTAATTTACTTTTAACCCTATCAATTGCGCTATTCAGAGTATCACTGGTTTTTCCAGAGATAACTTTTGCAAGAGATTCAACAGCAGAAATAGATTCCTTTATGGAGTTTCTGTAATCAGGATTGAGTTTATCTGATAGTTTAGCTAAAGCCATTGATAAATGAATATTACATCCATTCAGGGCTGAATAAACATTGGAAACAGAAATGGCTTCTTCAATTTCTTTGATTTCTCGTTTGTTACTTATGGGAGCAATTAACCCATTTATGAATCTATAGCCAGAAAACTCTCTTTCAAGTACTTCGTTGAAGGTTGCTTCCACACTTTCTAGATCGACTAGTGAGCCAATTTTATATAGATAGTTAACTGATTCTTCTATCAATTCCAATGCTTGATACCATTCAGATTCAAGTATTTCTTTTCTGAAGTAGCTGAGCAGATTGACCTTGTAAAATGGAATCGTATCAATTGCTTTTTTATATACATTATGCCATAAATGGTTTGCCAATAGTCGTTGTAAGGTATTCAGCCCTTCTTGGTGTCTATCCAATTGAATCTTTGAACAGATGGTACTAGTATAGACATTCCATAAACTATTTCTTAAATCTAAATCAAGTGATTCCAGTTGAATTGACTTCGTGATTGGGGCTATACCCATCCTTTGGCTAAATTTCATATTTCAGGGGTTGATCATTAAATATAGGGAATTCGTTACAAACAGTTTACACAAATCAATACTTTATTCTTGCATACAATTCTGAAAAAATTGAAGCTAAACTAAATTCTAAATGAACCTACTGAATATTTCGTGCAGGTCTTTACTCTCATCCAACATTTA
The Chitinophaga sp. MM2321 DNA segment above includes these coding regions:
- a CDS encoding AbiJ-NTD4 domain-containing protein, with the protein product MKFSQRMGIAPITKSIQLESLDLDLRNSLWNVYTSTICSKIQLDRHQEGLNTLQRLLANHLWHNVYKKAIDTIPFYKVNLLSYFRKEILESEWYQALELIEESVNYLYKIGSLVDLESVEATFNEVLEREFSGYRFINGLIAPISNKREIKEIEEAISVSNVYSALNGCNIHLSMALAKLSDKLNPDYRNSIKESISAVESLAKVISGKTSDTLNSAIDRVKSKLKIHKSLEQGLKNLYNYTSDADGIRHGLMDDPNSDFEDAKFMLISCSAFINYLIAKANKAGITINQV